The following are encoded together in the Brassica napus cultivar Da-Ae chromosome A9, Da-Ae, whole genome shotgun sequence genome:
- the LOC106421037 gene encoding protein FATTY ACID EXPORT 4, chloroplastic, whose product MSSFVLKLHIPSVVSVRNTKLPGRSVSDCGRNWSGLPKSKSRRGNGLCCKAELSELAPAVSAGYGVLLLGGGLFAYSKSGSKGSLLGGLTGSVLMASAYFLTKSPETRVLGDTIGLGAAFLFSSVFGFRLASSRKPVPAGPLLLLSIAMLSFFVMAYMHDSLPVAVSVPDALPLP is encoded by the exons ATGTCGTCTTTTGTGCTAAAGTTACATATTCCTTCGGTGGTGTCGGTGCGAAACACCAAACTACCCGGGCGGAGTGTCAGTGACTGCGGCCGGAATTGGTCGGGACTTCCAAAATCGAAGAGCAGACGAGGCAATGGTCTCTGTTGTAAGGCGGAGCTGTCGGAGCTAGCTCCAGCCGTCTCAGCGGGTTATGGTGTTCTTCTTCTAGGAGGCGGTCTCTTCGCCT ATAGCAAATCTGGAAGCAAGGGTTCTCTCTTGGGGGGTTTGACTGGCTCTGTCCTTATGGCTTCT GCCTACTTCCTTACAAAATCTCCTGAGACAAGAGTCCTTGGCGATACCATAGGACTTGGCGCTGCCTTCCTCTTCTCTTCTGTCTTTG GGTTTCGTTTGGCGTCTTCCCGGAAACCGGTCCCTGCAGGCCCGCTACTACTCCTTTCTATCGCCATGTTGTCATTCTTTGTAATGGCCTATATGCACGACAGTTTACCTGTGGCTGTATCAGTACCAGATGCGTTACCTCTACCTTAA
- the LOC106421036 gene encoding patatin-like phospholipase domain-containing protein 4 produces MAISLLPRPFISLRTTKIFSLPPRIFALRLSCSFSSDGSTGNPEQRSFSVATGDMFIHIASRLLKRSNQRSPPVDHGDMIGTVSEDVTEPGMIWEQSVKDVEADEKERRVITSPGFSFSAAGLLFPYHLGVAQLLIEKGYITDTTPLAGASAGAIVCATITSGASMQEALEATKVLAHDCRRNGTAFRLGAVLRDSMEKSLPDDIHIRSNGRVRVAITQVLWKPRGLLVDQFDSKSDLIDAVIASSFIPGYLAPMPATMFRNRVCVDGGLTLFMPPTAAAKTVRVCAFSASNFELKGIGISPDCNPLNRATSRQLLNWALEPAEDEVLEMLFELGYADAAAWSEMNPAEELVYDDGTPSAQEIQAS; encoded by the exons ATGGCGATCTCTCTTCTTCCCCGACCTTTCATCTCACTCCGTACAACTAAAATATTCAGCCTTCCACCGAGGATTTTCGCCCTTAGGCTATCATGCTCTTTTTCTTCTGATGGGTCCACCGGAAATCCAGAGCAGAGATCTTTCTCTGTTGCCACTGGTGACATGTTCATCCATATCGCGTCGAGGCTTTTAAAGAGATCCAACCAACGCTCGCCTCCGGTTGATCATGGAGATATGATAGGAACAGTATCTGAAGATGTGACAGAGCCAGGGATGATATGGGAACAGAGCGTCAAAGATGTAGAGGCTGATGAGAAAGAGAGGAGGGTAATCACAAGCCCTGGTTTCAGCTTCTCTGCTGCTGGTCTTTTGTTCCCTTATCATCTTGGTGTTGCTCAGTTACTCATCGAGAAGGGTTACATTACG GACACTACTCCTTTGGCAGGAGCTTCTGCTGGTGCTATTGTATGTGCTACAATAACCTCTGGAGCATCAATGCAAGAAGCCCTTGAAGCTACCAAGGTTCTTGCTCATGATTGCCGACGCAATGGCACTGCTTTTCGTCTTGGG GCTGTCCTTAGAGATTCTATGGAGAAATCACTGCCGGATGATATTCATATTAGGTCCAATGGCAGAGTTCGTG TTGCCATTACACAGGTGTTATGGAAACCTAGAGGTTTACTGGTGGATCAGTTCGACTCCAAAAGCGACCTTATCGATGCAGTTATTGCATCTTCCTTTATTCCAGG ATATCTTGCACCAATGCCTGCAACCATGTTCCGTAATCGAGTTTGTGTTGATGGAGGCTTGACGTTGTTTATGCCACCAACCGCTGCTGCTAAAACA GTTCGAGTTTGTGCGTTTTCCGCGAGTAATTTCGAACTAAAGGGTATTGGGATCAGCCCGGATTGCAACCCTCTAAACAGGGCAACCTCAAGACAA CTATTGAATTGGGCACTGGAGCCAGCAGAGGACGAGGTGTTAGAGATGTTGTTTGAGCTAGGTTATGCAGATGCAGCTGCCTGGTCTGAGATGAATCCAGCCGAGGAACTGGTTTATGATGATGGTACTCCTTCAGCACAAGAGATTCAAGCCAGTTAG